One genomic segment of Nocardioides cavernaquae includes these proteins:
- a CDS encoding alpha/beta fold hydrolase produces MSDTQKTAVSEELFATVGTDQELCYQTFGSADDEPLLLVMGLSGPMIWWPVDFCEQLAAAGFFVIRYDNRDVGRSFRGTGRVTRNDLVKAFLGRPVAAPYSISDMAGDGIALLDHLGIAKANICGMSMGGMIVQTMAIEHPDRVLSVTSVMSTTGSRRVGWQSPKLLPRLLKSPGRGRDAYADATADFWKLIGSPAFPEDPEIVRQKAYDTFDRGLSASGVLRQMMAILTQPNRTVALASLPMPTTVIHGLADKMVHVSGGKATAKATGAELVLIEGMGHDLPRQIWPKVIGSIRATADRA; encoded by the coding sequence GTGAGTGACACCCAGAAGACCGCCGTCTCCGAAGAGCTGTTCGCGACCGTCGGCACCGACCAGGAGCTCTGCTACCAGACCTTCGGCTCTGCTGACGACGAGCCGCTGCTGCTCGTGATGGGCCTGTCCGGCCCGATGATCTGGTGGCCGGTCGACTTCTGCGAGCAGCTCGCTGCCGCCGGCTTCTTCGTGATCCGCTACGACAACCGCGACGTGGGCCGCTCGTTCCGCGGCACCGGGCGAGTCACCCGCAACGACCTGGTGAAGGCGTTCCTCGGCCGGCCTGTCGCCGCGCCGTACTCCATCTCCGACATGGCCGGCGACGGCATCGCGCTGCTCGACCACCTCGGCATCGCGAAGGCCAACATCTGCGGCATGTCGATGGGCGGCATGATCGTGCAGACGATGGCGATCGAGCACCCCGACCGCGTCCTGTCGGTCACCTCGGTCATGTCGACTACCGGCAGCCGCCGGGTCGGCTGGCAGAGCCCGAAGCTGCTCCCCCGCCTGCTCAAGTCGCCCGGCCGCGGCCGTGATGCGTACGCCGACGCGACGGCCGACTTCTGGAAGCTGATCGGGTCGCCGGCGTTCCCGGAGGACCCCGAGATCGTGCGGCAGAAGGCGTACGACACCTTCGACCGTGGCCTCAGCGCCTCCGGCGTGCTCCGTCAGATGATGGCGATCCTGACCCAGCCCAACCGCACCGTCGCGCTTGCGTCGCTTCCCATGCCGACGACTGTCATCCATGGCCTCGCCGACAAGATGGTGCACGTGAGTGGCGGCAAGGCCACTGCCAAGGCCACCGGTGCCGAGCTGGTCCTGATCGAGGGCATGGGCCACGACCTCCCCCGCCAGATCTGGCCGAAGGTCATCGGCTCCATCCGCGCCACGGCCGACCGCGCCTGA
- the thiC gene encoding phosphomethylpyrimidine synthase ThiC, with product MTIQDIRTETTPFEGPFHKPVHPAHFRILKGDLQVPFTRVELTNGDHFDRYATEGPGSDPEVGLPRLRDAWIAERDDTETYEGREVQLLDNGKAALRAGTHREEWKGERVAPRRAKPGKNLSQMHYAKRGEITPEMEYVALRENCDVELVRSEVASGRAIIPNNVNHPESEPMIIGRRFLVKVNANIGNSAVTSSIQEEVDKLTWAITWGTDTVMDLSTGDDIHTTREWIIRNSPVPIGTVPIYQALEKVNGEADKLTWEIFKDTVIEQCEQGVDYMTIHAGVLLRYVPLTANRVTGIVSRGGSIMAGWCLAHHQENFLYTHFDELCEIFQQYDVAFSLGDGLRPGATADANDAAQLGELRTLAELTERAWEYDVQVMVEGPGHVPLNLVEENVVLQQDWCKGAPFYTLGPLVTDIAPGYDHITSAIGAATIAMHGTAMLCYVTPKEHLGLPNRDDVKTGVITYKLSAHAADVAKGHPGARDWDDALSKARFEFRWRDQFSLSLDPHTAEAFHDETLPAENAKTAHFCSMCGPKFCSMKISQDVRDRFSGEMSPEDAAIGMKQKSEEFVELGRSVYVEPGA from the coding sequence ATGACCATCCAGGACATCCGCACCGAGACCACCCCGTTCGAGGGGCCGTTCCACAAGCCGGTCCACCCCGCGCACTTCCGCATCCTCAAGGGCGACCTCCAGGTCCCGTTCACGCGGGTGGAGCTGACCAACGGCGACCACTTCGACCGCTACGCGACCGAGGGCCCGGGCTCTGACCCGGAGGTCGGCCTGCCCCGCCTGCGCGATGCCTGGATCGCAGAGCGCGACGACACCGAGACCTACGAGGGCCGCGAGGTCCAGCTGCTCGACAACGGCAAGGCTGCGCTGCGCGCCGGCACCCACCGTGAGGAGTGGAAGGGCGAGCGCGTCGCGCCGCGTCGGGCGAAGCCGGGCAAGAACCTGAGCCAGATGCACTACGCGAAGCGTGGCGAGATCACCCCTGAGATGGAGTACGTCGCCCTCCGTGAGAACTGCGACGTCGAGCTGGTCCGCAGCGAGGTCGCCTCGGGCCGCGCGATCATCCCGAACAACGTCAACCACCCCGAGTCCGAGCCGATGATCATCGGCCGCCGGTTCCTGGTGAAGGTCAACGCCAACATCGGCAACTCCGCCGTCACGAGCTCCATTCAGGAAGAGGTCGACAAGCTCACCTGGGCGATCACCTGGGGCACCGACACCGTCATGGACCTCTCCACCGGCGACGACATCCACACGACGCGCGAGTGGATCATCCGCAACAGCCCCGTCCCGATCGGCACCGTCCCGATCTACCAGGCGCTGGAGAAGGTCAACGGCGAGGCCGACAAGCTGACCTGGGAGATCTTCAAGGACACCGTGATCGAGCAGTGCGAGCAGGGCGTCGACTACATGACGATCCACGCCGGCGTGCTCCTGCGCTACGTCCCGCTGACTGCCAACCGGGTCACCGGCATCGTCTCCCGCGGTGGCTCGATCATGGCCGGCTGGTGCCTGGCGCACCACCAGGAGAACTTCCTCTACACACACTTCGACGAGCTCTGCGAGATCTTCCAGCAGTACGACGTCGCGTTCTCCCTCGGTGACGGCCTGCGCCCGGGCGCGACTGCCGACGCCAACGACGCCGCCCAGCTGGGCGAGCTGCGCACGCTGGCCGAGCTGACCGAGCGGGCCTGGGAGTACGACGTGCAGGTGATGGTCGAGGGCCCGGGTCACGTGCCGCTCAACCTCGTCGAGGAGAACGTCGTCCTCCAGCAGGACTGGTGCAAGGGCGCGCCGTTCTACACGCTCGGCCCCCTGGTCACCGACATCGCGCCCGGCTACGACCACATCACCTCCGCGATCGGCGCGGCCACCATCGCCATGCACGGCACCGCGATGCTCTGCTATGTCACGCCCAAGGAGCACCTCGGCCTCCCGAACCGTGACGACGTGAAGACCGGCGTCATCACCTACAAGCTCTCCGCGCACGCAGCCGATGTCGCCAAGGGCCACCCGGGCGCGCGTGACTGGGACGACGCCCTGTCGAAGGCGCGCTTCGAGTTCCGCTGGCGCGACCAGTTCTCGCTCTCGCTGGACCCGCACACGGCGGAGGCGTTCCACGACGAGACGCTCCCGGCCGAGAACGCCAAGACCGCGCACTTCTGCTCCATGTGCGGCCCGAAGTTCTGCTCGATGAAGATCAGCCAGGACGTCCGTGACCGGTTCTCCGGCGAGATGAGCCCGGAGGACGCGGCCATCGGAATGAAGCAGAAGTCCGAGGAGTTCGTCGAGCTCGGTCGGTCGGTCTACGTCGAGCCGGGCGCCTGA
- the thiD gene encoding bifunctional hydroxymethylpyrimidine kinase/phosphomethylpyrimidine kinase, with the protein MSARIARSSPAEGTSPTPPVVLAIAATDSGGGAGLAADLATLSALGVHGTLVVTAITAQDTTGVHLVHPVPASVVAAQLEAVLGDLPPLVVKTGMLGTADTVRLVADRCTGIPLVVDPVLRATTGAELADHEVLHAYRHHLLPVATVITPNASEARALLGLDPGDPTPAPELAAALAALGPAVVLTGGPSTALGVGTNSAAEFAEIGTNTESTDHCTDWLATGGRPVALTHPTVQVADERPENRGATRNDHGTGCTFASAVAARLAHGADLPTAARDAAAYVTTQLQRSSTWDLGTGRGPIAHTHAHPAPAPEEIYA; encoded by the coding sequence ATGAGCGCGCGGATCGCGCGCTCGTCCCCGGCCGAAGGCACATCGCCGACCCCGCCGGTCGTCCTCGCCATCGCGGCCACCGATTCAGGTGGAGGTGCCGGGCTCGCTGCCGACCTGGCGACGCTGTCGGCACTCGGGGTCCACGGCACGCTCGTCGTCACCGCGATCACCGCGCAGGACACCACAGGCGTCCACCTGGTCCACCCGGTGCCAGCGTCGGTCGTGGCCGCCCAGCTCGAAGCGGTGCTCGGCGACCTCCCTCCGTTGGTGGTGAAGACGGGCATGCTCGGCACCGCCGACACGGTCCGCCTCGTCGCGGACCGCTGCACCGGGATCCCGCTCGTCGTCGACCCGGTGCTGCGGGCGACCACGGGGGCCGAGCTGGCCGATCACGAGGTGCTGCACGCCTACCGGCACCACCTGCTGCCGGTTGCGACCGTGATCACTCCGAACGCTTCCGAAGCCCGGGCCTTGCTCGGCCTCGATCCGGGTGATCCGACTCCGGCGCCCGAACTCGCCGCTGCCCTGGCCGCGCTCGGGCCCGCCGTCGTCCTGACCGGGGGCCCTTCAACTGCGCTTGGTGTTGGTACCAATTCGGCCGCCGAATTCGCCGAAATTGGTACCAACACGGAGTCGACGGACCACTGCACCGACTGGCTCGCCACCGGTGGCCGACCGGTCGCCCTGACCCACCCGACAGTCCAGGTCGCCGACGAGCGGCCGGAGAACCGCGGCGCGACCCGCAACGACCACGGCACCGGCTGCACCTTCGCATCAGCCGTTGCCGCCCGACTCGCCCACGGCGCCGACCTGCCCACCGCCGCGCGCGACGCCGCGGCGTACGTCACCACCCAGCTCCAACGCAGCAGCACCTGGGACCTCGGCACCGGCCGTGGCCCGATCGCCCACACCCACGCTCACCCCGCCCCCGCACCCGAGGAGATCTACGCATGA
- a CDS encoding thiamine phosphate synthase — protein MTVRSMTQLPRLLLLSDRSQLHLGRSLRRTLLECVDAGATHIVLRELDEEGAAREALAAALAAAGATVIAAHSLLPSASGVHLPANRHLWSAERSGMAGREVRNGVLTGRSCHSAAEVHAAAAEGASYATLSPFALTASKPGYGPALPREEYAEAASAAIPVYALGGITPDNAASAIAAGGHGVAVMGEVMRADHPAGVVRALLAVLPGEVPG, from the coding sequence ATGACCGTCCGCTCCATGACCCAGCTGCCGCGCCTGCTGCTGCTCAGCGACCGTTCGCAGCTCCACCTCGGGCGTTCGTTGCGCCGCACGCTGCTCGAGTGCGTCGACGCAGGTGCCACTCACATCGTGCTCCGCGAGCTCGACGAGGAGGGGGCCGCCCGCGAGGCGCTCGCCGCTGCCCTGGCCGCGGCCGGTGCGACCGTGATTGCCGCGCACTCGCTGCTGCCGTCCGCGTCCGGGGTGCACCTCCCCGCGAACCGTCACCTCTGGTCCGCCGAGAGGTCAGGAATGGCGGGCCGAGAGGTCAGGAATGGCGTCCTGACCGGTCGCTCCTGCCACAGCGCGGCCGAGGTCCATGCCGCCGCGGCGGAGGGCGCGTCGTATGCGACGCTGTCGCCGTTCGCGCTCACCGCGAGCAAGCCTGGTTACGGCCCGGCGCTTCCCCGCGAGGAGTACGCCGAGGCCGCGAGCGCGGCGATTCCGGTCTATGCACTCGGGGGCATCACGCCCGACAACGCAGCCAGCGCGATCGCGGCCGGAGGGCACGGGGTCGCGGTGATGGGTGAGGTCATGCGTGCGGACCACCCGGCCGGCGTGGTGCGTGCACTGCTCGCGGTCCTTCCCGGAGAGGTGCCGGGATGA
- a CDS encoding thiazole synthase: protein MVDLVIAGEKLTSRLFLGTGGLPRPALLEPVLTAARPGLVTVSMRRTPGTAAGGLLDTLHRHGAKILPNTAGCRTAREAVLTAELAREALETNWVKLEVIGDETSLMPDAIELLDGAEQLVRRGFVVLPYTTDDPVLARRLEDVGCAAVMPLGAPIGSGLGVLNPHAIEAVRAAVSVPVVLDAGVGTASDAALALELGCDAVLAATAITRADDPVLMAAALALAVEAGYAARQAGRIPRRAAARASSPVRGLIGGM, encoded by the coding sequence GTGGTTGATCTCGTGATTGCGGGGGAGAAGCTCACCTCCCGCCTCTTCCTCGGCACCGGCGGGCTCCCGCGACCGGCCCTTCTCGAGCCCGTCCTGACGGCTGCGCGACCCGGACTCGTGACGGTCTCCATGCGGCGTACGCCGGGCACGGCCGCGGGTGGGCTGCTCGACACCCTGCACCGCCACGGCGCGAAGATCCTGCCCAACACGGCCGGCTGCCGGACGGCTCGCGAGGCGGTCCTGACCGCCGAGCTCGCACGCGAGGCACTCGAGACCAACTGGGTGAAGCTTGAGGTGATCGGCGACGAGACCTCGCTGATGCCGGACGCGATCGAGCTGCTCGACGGAGCCGAGCAGCTGGTCCGCCGAGGCTTCGTCGTGCTCCCGTACACGACCGACGACCCCGTCCTGGCCCGACGCCTCGAGGATGTCGGGTGCGCCGCGGTCATGCCGCTCGGTGCGCCCATCGGCTCCGGCCTGGGTGTGCTCAACCCGCACGCGATCGAGGCCGTGCGTGCTGCGGTCTCGGTGCCGGTCGTGCTCGACGCCGGTGTCGGCACGGCCTCCGACGCAGCGCTCGCGCTCGAGCTCGGCTGCGACGCCGTGCTCGCCGCGACCGCGATCACCCGCGCCGACGACCCGGTACTCATGGCGGCTGCGCTCGCGCTCGCCGTCGAGGCCGGGTACGCCGCGCGGCAGGCCGGCCGGATCCCGCGCCGCGCCGCCGCCCGTGCGTCCTCCCCGGTGCGCGGCCTGATCGGAGGCATGTGA
- the thiS gene encoding sulfur carrier protein ThiS, which produces MTITLNGAPHAIESGVAIADLLPAERRGTAVALNGAVVPRAEHETTQLADGDVVEIVTAVQGG; this is translated from the coding sequence ATGACGATCACCCTCAACGGTGCACCACACGCGATCGAGTCCGGCGTGGCCATCGCCGACCTGCTTCCCGCCGAACGCCGCGGCACGGCCGTGGCCCTCAACGGTGCTGTCGTGCCGCGCGCCGAGCACGAGACCACGCAGCTCGCCGACGGCGACGTCGTCGAGATCGTCACGGCGGTGCAAGGTGGTTGA
- a CDS encoding FAD-dependent oxidoreductase, giving the protein MRIRILGAGIVGLACAHELIERGHTVEVVDPNPGSGASYAAAGMLSPAGELWHGEADLFRLGSESASLWPAYAAALGVPTQETGTVLAGADAGDLQEIDRQLALLAEAGVRANELTRRELLTLEPGLGRISGGGFLPDDHSVDPRAVVAALLARVRTRPEPSTDPVDLTILATGAQLPEPFADLVRPVRGEVLRLRVTEVDLPRHTVRGFVRGEPVYVVPRANGEVVVGATSEEHDVAPVPTVEGVFRLLEAARELIPALDRAEFVEATARDRPGTPDNLPLIGLSGVDGVLLAAGHYRHGVLLAPITAQLIADAVEGVTTDAAVDPQRFLASQPQRSPA; this is encoded by the coding sequence ATGCGCATCCGCATCCTCGGCGCGGGCATCGTCGGCCTCGCCTGCGCCCATGAGCTCATCGAGCGCGGCCACACCGTTGAGGTCGTCGACCCGAATCCCGGCAGCGGGGCGTCGTACGCCGCGGCGGGCATGCTGTCGCCGGCCGGCGAGCTGTGGCACGGCGAGGCCGACCTCTTCCGGCTCGGCAGTGAGTCGGCTTCGCTCTGGCCCGCGTACGCCGCGGCGCTGGGCGTCCCGACGCAGGAGACCGGCACCGTGCTGGCTGGTGCCGATGCCGGTGACCTCCAGGAGATCGACCGCCAGCTGGCGCTTCTGGCTGAGGCCGGCGTGCGCGCCAACGAGCTGACCCGTCGCGAGCTGCTCACCCTCGAGCCCGGGCTTGGTCGGATCAGCGGGGGAGGGTTCCTCCCTGACGACCACAGCGTCGACCCGCGGGCGGTGGTCGCCGCCCTGCTGGCTCGGGTGCGCACGCGTCCCGAGCCGTCGACCGACCCGGTGGACCTCACGATCCTGGCAACCGGGGCGCAGTTGCCCGAACCGTTCGCCGACCTGGTCCGGCCAGTGCGCGGAGAGGTCCTTCGGCTGCGGGTGACCGAGGTCGATCTGCCGAGACACACGGTGCGCGGGTTCGTGCGCGGTGAGCCGGTCTACGTCGTCCCGCGCGCGAACGGCGAAGTGGTCGTGGGCGCGACGTCGGAGGAGCACGACGTTGCGCCTGTTCCGACCGTCGAGGGCGTGTTCCGCCTCCTCGAGGCTGCGCGTGAGCTGATCCCCGCCCTCGACCGCGCCGAGTTCGTCGAGGCCACGGCGCGCGACCGTCCGGGCACGCCCGACAACCTGCCGCTGATCGGGCTGAGCGGTGTCGACGGTGTCCTGCTCGCCGCCGGGCACTACCGCCACGGCGTACTCCTTGCCCCGATCACCGCCCAGCTCATCGCGGATGCGGTCGAAGGTGTCACGACCGACGCCGCGGTCGACCCCCAGCGTTTCCTTGCCTCACAGCCACAGAGGAGTCCCGCATGA
- the thiE gene encoding thiamine phosphate synthase — protein MSSTDNLSLLPALAMAGVDTFQVRDKDLERAGLIELTAHVMALVPAARVIVNDRIDVALMIGADGVHLGASDMAVADARRLADRASGRRFLMGPFLIGATCRTAADVAAAAAAGADYAGVGPVFATTSKAGLPSPLGLDGLAAAGMHSPIPALGIGGITTDNVEDVMAAGADGVAVIGGIWNAPDPVAAARALAAAVRPEQVTV, from the coding sequence GTGTCGTCGACCGACAACCTGTCGCTCTTGCCTGCGCTGGCGATGGCAGGTGTGGACACGTTCCAGGTGCGGGACAAGGACCTGGAACGGGCCGGGCTGATCGAGCTCACGGCGCACGTGATGGCACTGGTCCCGGCCGCCCGGGTGATCGTCAACGACCGGATCGACGTCGCCCTGATGATCGGTGCCGACGGTGTCCACCTGGGCGCCTCCGACATGGCGGTCGCCGATGCGCGGCGGCTGGCTGACCGGGCGTCGGGTCGCCGGTTCCTCATGGGGCCGTTCCTGATCGGGGCCACCTGCCGCACTGCTGCCGACGTGGCCGCGGCGGCTGCTGCGGGCGCCGACTATGCCGGCGTCGGGCCGGTCTTCGCCACCACCTCCAAGGCCGGGCTCCCGTCGCCTCTCGGGCTCGACGGGCTCGCGGCCGCGGGAATGCACTCCCCGATCCCGGCCCTCGGCATCGGAGGCATTACCACCGACAACGTCGAGGACGTGATGGCCGCAGGCGCGGACGGCGTTGCGGTCATCGGCGGCATCTGGAACGCCCCCGACCCGGTGGCCGCCGCTCGCGCACTGGCCGCCGCGGTCCGGCCGGAGCAGGTGACTGTCTGA
- a CDS encoding RNA polymerase sigma-70 factor: MSPLGPGEADPFVTHRSLLFTVAYEMLGSAADAEDVVQETWLRWADLDSGARSGVIDPRAYLVRIVTRQALNRLRTMSRRREEYVGEWLPEPLLTAPDVADDIELAESVSIAMLTVLETLGPAERAVFVLREVFDVPYDEIAEAVGKTQAAVRQISSRARAHVDARRPRMQVSRTEQQQVVDRFLAAVTGGDLQALMDVLAPDVVLVADGGGIAQAVRVPVFGAKKVANLLRPFPRVAVSPVVGLLWLNGGIGVRIDDEVAGPTLVSLVIEDGRITRIYAMRNPHKLGRMEEATALQR; encoded by the coding sequence ATGAGCCCTCTCGGCCCTGGTGAGGCGGACCCGTTCGTCACCCACCGCAGCCTGCTCTTCACCGTCGCCTACGAGATGCTCGGCTCCGCAGCCGATGCCGAGGACGTGGTGCAGGAGACCTGGCTGCGGTGGGCCGACCTCGATTCCGGTGCACGGTCGGGAGTGATCGACCCCCGGGCCTACCTGGTTCGCATCGTCACCCGGCAGGCGCTCAACCGGCTGCGGACGATGTCTCGCCGCCGTGAGGAGTACGTCGGGGAGTGGCTGCCCGAGCCGCTCCTCACCGCACCCGATGTGGCCGATGACATCGAGCTCGCGGAGAGCGTCTCGATCGCCATGCTGACCGTCCTCGAGACACTCGGCCCGGCCGAACGGGCGGTCTTCGTGCTGCGCGAGGTCTTCGACGTCCCGTACGACGAGATCGCCGAGGCCGTGGGCAAGACGCAGGCGGCCGTGCGGCAGATCAGCAGTCGCGCCCGGGCCCATGTGGACGCACGTCGCCCACGGATGCAGGTGAGCCGAACCGAGCAGCAGCAGGTCGTCGACCGGTTTCTCGCGGCGGTGACCGGAGGTGACCTGCAGGCCTTGATGGATGTGCTCGCGCCCGACGTCGTACTCGTTGCTGACGGCGGCGGCATCGCCCAGGCCGTGCGTGTCCCGGTGTTCGGGGCGAAGAAGGTCGCCAACCTGCTGCGTCCGTTCCCGCGGGTCGCGGTCAGCCCCGTGGTCGGGCTGCTGTGGCTCAACGGCGGGATCGGCGTACGGATCGACGACGAGGTGGCGGGCCCGACCCTGGTCAGCCTGGTCATCGAGGACGGCCGCATCACCCGCATCTATGCCATGCGCAACCCGCACAAGCTCGGCCGCATGGAAGAGGCGACGGCGCTCCAGCGGTGA
- a CDS encoding carboxymuconolactone decarboxylase family protein, with protein MTTRIPAAEINGLFGAIVKKMSKRMFGKVPESLGVMWHNQPVLKTSMGFGQKLQKWDRCDESLKSYAHMAVASYIGCTWCLDFNYFMAKNAGLDLEKAQQIPRWRESDVFTPLERDVLEYAEAMSATPVAVTDEIAARLLEQLGAAALVELTSVIGFANLTTRGNVAMGIESEGFADSCGLKPLAERPAFLEPVVASRA; from the coding sequence ATGACCACCCGCATCCCCGCCGCCGAGATCAACGGCCTGTTCGGCGCGATCGTGAAGAAGATGAGCAAGCGGATGTTCGGCAAGGTGCCCGAGTCGCTCGGCGTGATGTGGCACAACCAGCCGGTCCTGAAGACGTCGATGGGCTTCGGCCAGAAGCTGCAGAAGTGGGACAGGTGCGACGAGAGCCTGAAGTCCTACGCCCACATGGCTGTCGCGTCGTACATCGGCTGCACGTGGTGCCTCGACTTCAACTACTTCATGGCGAAGAACGCCGGCCTCGACCTCGAGAAGGCGCAGCAGATCCCGCGCTGGCGCGAGTCCGATGTCTTCACGCCGCTGGAGCGCGACGTCCTGGAGTACGCCGAGGCGATGAGCGCGACGCCGGTGGCCGTCACCGATGAGATCGCCGCCCGCCTGCTCGAGCAGCTCGGTGCCGCCGCCCTGGTCGAGCTGACCAGCGTGATCGGCTTCGCCAACCTGACCACACGCGGCAACGTCGCGATGGGGATCGAGTCGGAGGGGTTCGCCGACTCGTGTGGGCTCAAGCCACTCGCTGAGCGGCCCGCGTTCCTCGAGCCGGTTGTAGCGTCGCGGGCATGA
- a CDS encoding YdeI/OmpD-associated family protein, with protein MSSPGTPGGSAERPALFFSGPGEFSDWLAANHDSAPDLWMGLRKKHVADRGLTWEDAVVEALCWGWIDSVAQRIDEDSTRQRWTPRRKGSNWSRINIATVERLITEGRMQPSGLAVYEQRKVEPAGYTHEQDGELALPPEYAGQLAADAAATAFWEIATPSYRRLCIGWVLGAKQQATRDRRMAQLLEDHAAGRMIPSQRYGEVPKWVERAAKAARSV; from the coding sequence ATGAGCTCTCCAGGTACGCCGGGTGGCTCGGCCGAGCGGCCGGCCCTCTTCTTCAGCGGACCCGGCGAGTTCAGCGACTGGCTCGCGGCCAACCACGACTCGGCTCCCGACCTCTGGATGGGGCTGCGGAAGAAGCACGTCGCGGACCGCGGGCTGACCTGGGAGGACGCCGTGGTCGAGGCGCTCTGCTGGGGATGGATCGACTCGGTCGCCCAGCGCATCGACGAGGACTCCACCCGCCAGCGCTGGACGCCCCGGCGCAAGGGCAGCAACTGGAGCCGGATCAACATCGCTACCGTCGAGCGGCTGATCACCGAGGGCCGGATGCAGCCGTCCGGTCTCGCGGTCTACGAGCAGCGCAAGGTCGAGCCAGCGGGCTACACGCACGAGCAGGACGGCGAGCTCGCCCTCCCTCCTGAGTACGCCGGGCAGCTGGCCGCCGACGCAGCGGCCACGGCCTTCTGGGAGATCGCGACTCCGTCGTACCGGCGGCTCTGCATCGGGTGGGTGCTCGGGGCGAAGCAGCAGGCGACCCGCGACCGACGGATGGCCCAGCTGCTCGAGGACCACGCGGCGGGCCGGATGATCCCGAGCCAGCGCTACGGCGAGGTGCCGAAGTGGGTCGAACGCGCCGCCAAAGCGGCGCGCTCGGTCTAG
- a CDS encoding PLD nuclease N-terminal domain-containing protein codes for MIRLIFVLVPLILCIFCVVDAITSRDDEIRNLPKILWIVLILVFPFVGSIAWLAAGRPRYAQPSRLATEFPEYDRPGRDAISDPVADAEFLRKVRERAEEQRLKAAHQKAEQARLEAERERAKKDLPTDEA; via the coding sequence ATGATCCGGCTGATCTTCGTCCTGGTGCCCCTGATCCTCTGCATCTTCTGCGTGGTCGACGCGATCACGTCGCGCGACGACGAGATCCGCAACCTGCCGAAGATCCTGTGGATCGTGCTGATCCTGGTCTTCCCGTTCGTCGGTTCGATCGCCTGGCTGGCGGCCGGACGCCCCCGCTACGCGCAGCCCTCGCGGCTCGCGACGGAGTTCCCGGAGTACGACCGGCCGGGCCGTGACGCGATCTCCGATCCGGTCGCCGATGCCGAGTTCCTGCGCAAGGTGCGCGAGCGCGCCGAGGAGCAGCGGCTGAAGGCGGCACACCAGAAGGCGGAGCAGGCGCGGCTCGAGGCCGAGCGCGAACGGGCGAAGAAGGACCTGCCCACCGACGAGGCCTAG
- a CDS encoding NAD(P)-binding domain-containing protein, protein MRVYESVVIGAGQAGLAASYHLKRLGIDHVVLDADARPGGAWQHRWDSLTMYDVHRVADLPGAPAPAVSQERANQVVPEWFGRYESERALPVIRPVPVDRVTSEVTDDGELLVVHAGERSWRTRTLINATGTWTRPFLPSYPGRETFLGEQLHTAGYPGREHFRGKRVLVVGGGASAVQFLGELAPITETLWATRREPVWREHFDESVGRDAVTMVQERVARGLPPASVVSVTGLKLREQEREAEALGVYAARRPMFSRIEPTGVRWSTGEFEPVDVILWATGFRPAADHLAPLHLRGPEGGIQLLSVGHDVQTAVTAAVDPRVQLVGYGPSASTIGASRAGRAAALAVSRQLQAMDVPDEATA, encoded by the coding sequence GTGCGCGTCTACGAGTCCGTGGTGATCGGGGCCGGTCAGGCCGGCCTCGCTGCGTCGTACCACCTCAAGCGCCTCGGCATCGACCACGTCGTCCTCGACGCGGACGCGCGACCGGGCGGTGCCTGGCAGCACCGCTGGGACTCCCTGACGATGTACGACGTGCACCGCGTCGCCGACCTGCCCGGTGCCCCCGCACCCGCGGTTTCGCAGGAGCGAGCCAACCAGGTGGTGCCGGAGTGGTTCGGCCGCTACGAGTCCGAGCGCGCGCTGCCCGTGATCCGGCCTGTGCCCGTCGACCGCGTCACCAGCGAGGTCACCGACGACGGCGAGCTCCTCGTCGTACACGCCGGGGAGCGAAGCTGGCGCACCCGCACGCTGATCAATGCGACCGGCACCTGGACCCGGCCGTTCCTGCCCTCTTACCCGGGCCGCGAGACCTTCCTCGGCGAGCAGCTGCACACCGCCGGCTACCCGGGGCGGGAGCACTTCCGGGGCAAGCGGGTGCTCGTCGTCGGCGGGGGTGCCTCCGCGGTGCAGTTCCTCGGCGAGCTCGCTCCGATCACCGAGACGCTCTGGGCGACCCGGCGCGAGCCGGTGTGGCGCGAGCATTTCGACGAGTCCGTCGGACGGGACGCCGTGACGATGGTGCAGGAACGCGTGGCAAGGGGGCTTCCGCCAGCAAGTGTCGTGAGCGTGACCGGCCTCAAGCTGCGCGAGCAGGAGCGCGAGGCTGAGGCACTCGGTGTCTACGCCGCGCGGCGGCCGATGTTCAGCCGCATCGAGCCGACCGGTGTCCGCTGGTCCACCGGCGAGTTCGAGCCGGTTGACGTGATCCTCTGGGCCACCGGCTTCCGGCCGGCCGCCGACCACCTCGCACCTCTGCACCTGCGCGGTCCGGAGGGCGGCATCCAACTGCTCTCGGTCGGGCATGACGTGCAGACCGCGGTCACGGCTGCGGTCGACCCGCGGGTGCAGCTGGTCGGCTACGGGCCGTCGGCGAGCACGATCGGCGCCAGCCGGGCCGGGCGTGCTGCCGCACTGGCCGTCTCGCGCCAGCTGCAGGCCATGGACGTGCCCGACGAGGCGACTGCCTAG